The following proteins come from a genomic window of Nitrosopumilus sp.:
- a CDS encoding 50S ribosomal protein L31e translates to MSQELERVYTINLGKALLSQSQHRAVRAINMIKEFARHHMKVEDIKIEEELAHQIWARGVRSPPRKVRVRMSKTDEGFVLVSQYTDEVESKVTPEKETKKVSDKVEEPTKEAPKKESSDEVESKVTPEKETKKVSDKVEEPTKEAPKKESSDEVESKVTPEKETKKVSDKVEEPTKEAPKKEPTKEAPKKEPTKEAPKKEPKK, encoded by the coding sequence ATGTCTCAAGAATTAGAACGCGTTTATACGATTAATCTAGGTAAAGCTTTACTTTCACAGTCTCAACACAGAGCTGTTAGAGCAATTAACATGATCAAAGAATTTGCTCGTCATCATATGAAAGTGGAGGATATCAAAATAGAAGAAGAACTGGCTCATCAGATCTGGGCAAGAGGAGTTAGGAGTCCTCCAAGAAAAGTTAGAGTTCGAATGAGTAAGACTGATGAAGGATTTGTTCTAGTTTCACAGTATACTGATGAAGTGGAATCTAAAGTCACTCCTGAAAAAGAAACCAAAAAAGTTTCAGACAAAGTAGAAGAACCAACTAAAGAAGCTCCAAAGAAAGAATCCTCTGATGAAGTAGAGTCTAAAGTCACTCCTGAAAAAGAAACCAAAAAAGTTTCAGACAAAGTAGAAGAACCAACTAAAGAAGCTCCAAAGAAAGAATCCTCTGATGAAGTAGAGTCTAAAGTCACTCCTGAAAAAGAAACCAAAAAAGTTTCAGACAAAGTAGAAGAACCAACTAAAGAAGCTCCAAAGAAAGAACCAACTAAAGAAGCTCCAAAGAAAGAACCAACTAAAGAAGCTCCAAAGAAAGAACCAAAAAAATAG
- a CDS encoding dihydropteroate synthase, producing the protein MTIPRVSSALKAVELKQIPPPLIIGERINTQGSRKAKQLVLTDDFDGLVDLGRMQVEDGAHCLDVCVATTERSDERSFMLNLVKRLSLEIDAPLVIDSTDPEVIEAAVTQIPGRPIINSINLEGDGSRFEKLAPLMAKYGLPAIALCIGPKGMAKTPQEKLETAELLYETGKKYGLKIEQFIFDVLTFTLATGEDEFLDAGKNTLEGIRLVKERFPNSFTTLGLSNISFGLTPYARKILNSVFLYHAVKVGLDTAIVNAKEIIPYGELDEKEKKLAEDLIFNTHPNALSDLISYFEKAGTQETSASKKVDVDPSWAPGKRANFRIVNRLKDGIQNDVVCAIAEKLGKNEIIKDNDGVLSLDASQEITHDGAIRTLNEDLLPAMKEVGDKFGAGELILPFVLKSAECMKAAVGELEKYLVKEEGTSKGKLVLGTVYGDVHDIGKNLVKTIFQNNGYTVYDLGKQVPLQKFLEKIDEVNPDAVGLSALLVSTSKQMKFFVEHARKNKMNVPILCGGAAINSNYINRIAKEDGIYDPGVFYCNTMFEGLKTMDILISDEKPKLLSEWKRNLENWKDKSTASIDPSTLPKSQIKPVEPPTPKIIGEPIRLKLEQIKMDEVWSMIDKRSLFKLSWGLRGKAGSESESDHEQLLTEWKIRIIREKLFEPEVVYGYFRCHNKDGKLSVENPSGENVEFDFPRSTKPEHLCLTDYFGDDDVVAFQSVTVGNKVAEIIEQWNNEDKYTDAYYLHGLAVEVAEALAEWVNQKIKSELNLEKGGLRYSWGFPSCPDVSQHHLVWKLLDPEKSGMTLTESGQIIPEQSTAAIVVHHPNAQYFVL; encoded by the coding sequence TTGACAATTCCTAGAGTGAGTTCTGCATTAAAGGCAGTTGAACTCAAACAGATTCCTCCACCTCTAATTATTGGGGAGAGAATAAACACTCAGGGATCTCGTAAAGCAAAGCAGCTAGTTCTTACAGATGACTTTGATGGGTTGGTGGATCTGGGAAGAATGCAAGTTGAAGACGGTGCTCATTGTCTTGATGTCTGTGTTGCAACTACTGAGCGTTCCGATGAACGCTCCTTTATGTTAAATCTTGTAAAGCGACTGAGCTTAGAAATTGATGCTCCTCTTGTTATTGATTCTACAGATCCTGAGGTAATTGAAGCTGCTGTAACACAAATTCCTGGAAGGCCTATAATTAACTCAATTAATCTTGAAGGTGATGGAAGTAGATTTGAAAAATTAGCTCCACTGATGGCAAAATACGGATTGCCTGCAATTGCATTGTGTATTGGTCCAAAAGGAATGGCAAAAACACCTCAAGAAAAACTTGAAACTGCTGAGCTTCTCTATGAGACAGGAAAAAAATATGGGCTAAAAATTGAACAGTTTATTTTTGATGTTCTTACTTTTACTTTGGCAACGGGCGAAGATGAATTTCTTGATGCGGGAAAAAACACTCTGGAGGGAATTCGCCTTGTTAAAGAAAGATTCCCAAACTCCTTTACTACATTGGGTCTTAGTAATATCAGCTTTGGATTAACACCTTATGCAAGAAAAATTCTAAATTCTGTATTTTTGTATCATGCAGTTAAAGTTGGGTTGGACACTGCAATTGTCAATGCAAAGGAAATCATTCCTTATGGTGAACTTGATGAGAAAGAAAAAAAACTGGCAGAAGATTTGATTTTTAACACTCATCCTAATGCACTTTCTGATTTAATCTCTTATTTTGAAAAAGCTGGAACGCAGGAAACCAGTGCTTCTAAAAAAGTAGATGTTGATCCATCTTGGGCACCTGGAAAACGAGCAAATTTTAGAATTGTCAATCGTCTCAAAGATGGCATTCAAAATGATGTGGTATGTGCAATTGCCGAAAAACTAGGAAAAAATGAAATCATCAAAGACAATGATGGGGTTCTGTCTTTAGATGCATCTCAAGAAATTACTCATGATGGCGCAATTAGAACCCTAAATGAGGATCTGCTTCCTGCAATGAAGGAGGTTGGTGACAAATTTGGTGCAGGTGAACTCATTTTGCCATTTGTTCTCAAATCTGCTGAATGCATGAAGGCTGCAGTTGGAGAACTAGAAAAATATTTGGTAAAAGAAGAGGGAACAAGTAAAGGCAAACTTGTCTTGGGTACAGTTTATGGTGATGTGCATGATATTGGAAAAAATCTTGTAAAGACCATCTTTCAAAATAATGGCTACACAGTATATGATTTGGGAAAACAAGTACCATTGCAAAAGTTTCTAGAAAAAATTGATGAAGTAAATCCTGATGCTGTAGGTCTTTCTGCATTACTTGTTTCGACATCAAAACAAATGAAGTTTTTTGTAGAACACGCAAGAAAAAACAAAATGAATGTGCCTATTCTTTGTGGCGGTGCTGCAATTAACAGCAACTACATTAATCGAATTGCAAAGGAAGACGGAATATATGATCCAGGGGTGTTTTATTGCAATACAATGTTTGAAGGTCTCAAAACAATGGACATTCTAATTTCAGATGAAAAACCAAAACTATTGTCAGAATGGAAACGAAATTTAGAAAATTGGAAAGATAAATCAACTGCATCAATTGATCCATCCACGCTTCCCAAAAGTCAAATCAAGCCAGTTGAACCGCCCACTCCCAAAATTATTGGGGAACCCATTCGTCTAAAATTAGAACAAATCAAAATGGACGAAGTTTGGTCAATGATTGATAAGAGATCTCTCTTCAAACTATCTTGGGGATTAAGGGGAAAAGCTGGCTCTGAATCCGAATCAGATCATGAGCAATTACTTACAGAATGGAAAATTAGAATAATTCGAGAAAAACTCTTTGAGCCAGAGGTTGTTTATGGGTATTTTAGATGCCATAACAAAGATGGTAAGTTATCCGTTGAAAATCCTTCTGGTGAAAATGTGGAATTTGACTTTCCTCGCTCAACTAAACCTGAACATCTTTGTTTAACTGATTATTTTGGTGACGATGATGTTGTAGCGTTCCAATCTGTAACTGTGGGAAACAAAGTTGCGGAAATTATTGAACAATGGAATAATGAGGACAAGTATACTGATGCGTATTATCTCCATGGATTAGCTGTTGAAGTTGCAGAGGCTTTGGCAGAATGGGTGAATCAGAAAATAAAATCCGAACTGAATCTAGAAAAAGGTGGATTACGATACAGTTGGGGTTTTCCTAGTTGTCCTGATGTCTCACAGCATCATCTAGTATGGAAACTTTTAGACCCTGAAAAATCTGGAATGACTCTGACTGAGTCTGGCCAAATCATTCCTGAACAATCAACTGCGGCAATTGTGGTTCATCATCCAAATGCACAGTATTTTGTACTTTAA
- a CDS encoding 5,10-methenyltetrahydrofolate synthetase, which yields MTIRYEANPPKILPDVDTNESILKFIEKIKIISKKCDAIHLTENVLGYQRVSPIEIGKVIRKEIPDLPITVSLRVRDKSEDEILEFVESCIVIGFSGILVLMGDPSQSGKQDSGQIPSRIVKKLREMKLDSKIDLYLSISNKPDFSKIGKKLESKPKGFMTQVVQNIEQVKNLADNLKEFSVIPIILFPSEKNEKSAKFLNLDLTSYSHGFEEFVKSVHDVTGDILITSPSDFNGLNEFLEKFSN from the coding sequence ATGACAATCAGATACGAAGCAAATCCACCAAAAATTTTACCTGATGTCGATACAAATGAATCAATTTTAAAATTCATAGAAAAAATAAAAATTATTTCAAAAAAATGTGATGCAATTCATCTTACGGAAAACGTTTTGGGATATCAACGTGTTTCACCAATTGAGATTGGAAAAGTAATTAGAAAAGAAATTCCAGATTTACCAATTACAGTAAGTCTTAGAGTCAGAGACAAGAGTGAAGACGAAATTTTAGAATTTGTAGAAAGTTGCATTGTTATTGGTTTTTCAGGAATTCTTGTCCTAATGGGGGATCCATCACAATCAGGAAAACAAGATTCTGGTCAAATTCCAAGTAGAATTGTAAAAAAATTAAGAGAAATGAAATTGGATTCAAAAATTGATTTGTATCTTTCAATTTCAAATAAACCGGATTTTTCTAAAATTGGAAAGAAATTAGAATCAAAACCTAAAGGTTTCATGACTCAGGTTGTACAAAACATAGAACAAGTCAAAAATCTAGCAGACAACCTAAAGGAATTTTCAGTAATTCCAATCATATTATTCCCTTCAGAAAAAAACGAAAAATCTGCAAAATTTTTGAATTTGGATTTAACATCATATAGTCACGGGTTTGAAGAATTTGTAAAAAGTGTTCATGATGTTACGGGAGACATATTGATTACATCACCTAGTGACTTCAATGGATTGAATGAGTTTTTAGAAAAATTTTCTAATTAA
- a CDS encoding CoA pyrophosphatase: MNLDELKSVLSKPVNLKIDYDEHYSLASVLVVIHGKEPQIVMTEKPKHMKFHAGEISFPGGKLEDDDSDLLDTALRETSEEIGLHISREQVIGQLEPVVTLNSGFLILPFISVINEIPPLLANPEVEKIFHIPLKSFLKTMAKDPDPSHNIIQEMYTFEYQNQIVWGASARILKQIRNLVEF, encoded by the coding sequence ATGAATTTAGATGAATTAAAATCAGTACTCTCCAAACCTGTAAATCTAAAAATCGATTATGATGAACATTATAGTTTGGCGTCAGTACTTGTAGTGATTCATGGAAAAGAGCCGCAAATTGTAATGACTGAAAAACCCAAACATATGAAATTCCATGCTGGAGAGATTTCATTTCCGGGCGGAAAACTGGAAGATGATGATTCTGATCTTCTTGATACTGCATTACGTGAAACTAGTGAAGAGATTGGATTGCACATTTCTCGTGAACAGGTAATTGGTCAACTTGAACCGGTTGTTACATTGAATTCTGGATTTTTAATTCTGCCATTTATCTCAGTAATTAATGAGATTCCCCCTCTTTTAGCTAATCCTGAAGTTGAAAAAATTTTTCATATTCCATTGAAATCCTTTTTGAAAACTATGGCTAAAGATCCAGATCCTTCCCATAACATCATACAAGAAATGTATACGTTTGAATATCAAAATCAAATTGTCTGGGGTGCATCTGCTAGAATTCTTAAACAGATTAGAAATCTTGTCGAATTCTGA
- a CDS encoding homocysteine S-methyltransferase family protein, whose protein sequence is MQEKEPFLTALQKRILLFDGAMGTEIQKYDPKPEDFPNNQDGFNDGLVITHPEWIKQIHRNYLDAGSDCIETNSFGSNKIKLDEYGFGDQTVEFNKKIAKLACEVCEEYSDKPRYVIGSMGPSGYLPSSNDPDLGQKSLDEIREAFALQAEGLILGGVDALLIETSQDILEVKLVIEACHNAIKKTGKKVPIIANTTLDQYGKMLLGTDIQAAYTTVSDMGIDVFGLNCSTGPIEMSPSVRWLDEQKDHDILVVPNAGMPENEGGQAIYKMTPEKMGEALGDFLNQYSKVRIIGGCCGTNPEHIRALRKVIDEKANSVEG, encoded by the coding sequence TTGCAAGAAAAAGAACCCTTTCTGACTGCATTACAAAAAAGAATATTGCTTTTTGATGGTGCAATGGGAACTGAGATTCAAAAATATGATCCAAAACCAGAAGACTTTCCAAATAATCAAGATGGATTCAATGATGGTTTAGTAATTACACATCCTGAATGGATTAAACAGATTCATAGAAATTATTTAGATGCAGGTTCTGATTGCATTGAAACAAACTCTTTTGGTTCAAATAAAATAAAATTAGACGAATACGGGTTTGGTGATCAAACAGTTGAATTCAACAAAAAAATTGCAAAACTCGCATGTGAAGTTTGTGAAGAATATTCAGACAAACCACGATATGTAATTGGCTCTATGGGGCCATCAGGTTATCTTCCAAGTTCTAATGATCCTGATTTAGGTCAGAAATCACTTGATGAAATCAGGGAAGCATTTGCGTTACAAGCTGAAGGGTTAATTCTTGGCGGTGTTGACGCATTACTCATTGAAACTAGTCAGGATATTCTTGAAGTGAAATTAGTTATTGAAGCATGTCACAATGCTATTAAAAAGACCGGCAAGAAAGTTCCAATAATAGCTAATACTACTTTGGATCAATATGGCAAAATGCTACTTGGGACAGACATCCAAGCTGCATACACTACTGTCTCTGACATGGGGATTGATGTGTTTGGATTGAATTGCTCCACTGGCCCAATCGAGATGAGTCCTAGTGTCAGGTGGCTTGATGAACAAAAAGACCACGACATCTTGGTAGTTCCGAATGCAGGTATGCCTGAAAATGAAGGCGGACAGGCAATTTACAAAATGACTCCTGAAAAAATGGGTGAAGCATTAGGTGATTTTCTTAATCAATACAGCAAAGTACGAATCATTGGTGGATGTTGTGGCACAAATCCAGAACATATTAGAGCACTAAGAAAAGTAATTGACGAAAAAGCCAACTCTGTCGAGGGTTAA
- a CDS encoding cell division protein FtsZ, with product MSFQVKEPILVIGLGGVGSKLAIKAKDSLNSDCLLISNDEKDLTSGNPSVHVSTKGVVNPSVQLIRGSTYNVSDEIKSKIEEYSTIILMSNLAGKAGSAIAPVVSEMCKDKGLVSFAIMPFKYEKDRIFNSGISLKRIRENSKCTVVLDNDSLLESNPDLSPKTCYDIANSAIMHVVESIGSSEISNETNILTTSKDGQNIEDSLRDSLKMLYGNAPPNAVKRSMLYVVGGGNIPVGILNSITNITGGILNDANSQIDMSSTSEESKVVMLSSVQGMTKFDNYDPLGMIPQEDTLDWSTPDCSIDCKLDLYQLE from the coding sequence ATGAGTTTTCAAGTAAAAGAACCAATTTTAGTAATAGGCTTGGGCGGCGTAGGCTCAAAGTTAGCAATTAAGGCTAAAGATTCGCTTAATTCAGATTGTCTATTAATTAGCAATGATGAGAAAGATCTCACTTCTGGAAATCCATCGGTCCATGTCTCTACAAAAGGAGTAGTTAATCCATCGGTCCAATTAATCAGAGGCTCAACATACAATGTATCGGATGAAATTAAATCAAAGATAGAAGAGTATTCCACAATTATTCTGATGAGTAATTTAGCAGGTAAAGCAGGCTCAGCTATAGCTCCTGTCGTATCAGAAATGTGTAAAGATAAAGGACTAGTTTCATTTGCAATAATGCCTTTCAAATACGAAAAAGATAGAATTTTCAATTCAGGAATATCTCTGAAAAGAATCAGAGAAAATTCAAAATGCACAGTTGTTTTAGATAATGACTCATTACTTGAGAGCAACCCAGATTTGAGCCCAAAAACATGTTATGACATTGCAAATTCAGCAATTATGCATGTTGTTGAATCAATAGGTTCATCTGAAATATCTAATGAAACTAACATACTAACTACAAGCAAAGACGGACAAAACATTGAAGATTCCTTGAGAGATTCACTAAAAATGCTATATGGAAATGCGCCACCAAACGCAGTTAAACGTTCTATGTTGTATGTAGTTGGCGGAGGCAACATTCCTGTAGGGATACTCAATTCAATTACAAACATAACTGGCGGAATTCTAAATGATGCCAATTCTCAGATAGATATGAGTTCAACTTCTGAAGAATCCAAAGTTGTAATGTTATCATCAGTTCAAGGAATGACAAAATTTGATAATTATGACCCACTTGGAATGATTCCACAAGAAGACACACTTGATTGGTCGACACCAGATTGCAGTATTGATTGCAAACTTGATTTGTATCAATTAGAGTAA
- a CDS encoding 50S ribosomal protein L39e: protein MAARKSSPRKIRLLKKTRQASPVPAWIILKTKRSVRTNPKRRAWRSTDVEVG from the coding sequence ATGGCCGCACGCAAGTCATCTCCAAGGAAAATTCGTCTCTTAAAAAAGACAAGACAAGCATCACCCGTACCAGCTTGGATTATTCTTAAAACAAAGAGAAGTGTTAGAACAAACCCAAAACGTAGAGCTTGGAGATCAACTGATGTGGAGGTAGGATAG